TGAACGAGAAGCTGAGCTTGAAAATGGTTATCAAAGGTGATCAGGGCCCAACTGAGCAAGAAGATGCAATGATGTTCAGTTTGAATGTGGTACGTAGTAAAAAGCAAATGGATGATTTGTTGGATGCTGATCCAGATGTCCTGATGGAGCAAGATTatcatgatgacgatgatggtttgcccaagaagaagcagaaatacGTCAAGTACGACAAAGAAACGAAGGGCGATCTGTTCGAGGATGATAAAATACTGGCCCAGAAAGCGGATGAAGACAGTGATGCGGGCTTAGATCGGGAAGGACTTGGCTTGGACGATACAGATGAGCTTCAATTCGAAAAAGATGGTGAAGCCGAGGAAGACGTTGATAGTGATAATCCTGATGCACAAAATCCGTTAATAACAGATTTGGATTACCGGGATAAAGACGAAAAACGTCGTCAGAAGGCTCAGCTTTGGTTCGAAAAGGATACATTTAAAAACGTGCTATCTGGTGAGGATCAAGCCGTTGATTACGATCTAGATCGGCTGACCGAGATGTACAGAAAATCAGGTGCTAAAATAGTCGGAGATGACGATAAAGATCGACCTCTAGGCAAGAAAGCTCGACAGAGAGCAAAACACGATGTCGCCAAGGAAGATTCATCTTCGGACGATTCGGATTCGGAAGCGGAGGAAGAAAATGAACAAAGTTATGAGCATAAAACTGTGGAGAAAGTTGGAGGAAAGGACGGGTTTGAAGTTGTTTCCACAGAAAAACGTGAGAAGAAAGTCAAATTGAACGAACAGGAACTGGCCCTCGGACAGCTGTTAGTCAGTGGCAAGAAGACTCGTCGAGATTTGATCGATGCCGCGTGGAATCGATACATGTTCAACGACAGTAATCTACCCGATTGGTTCGTAAAGGACGAGGAGAAAACTATGAAGAAGCAAGCTCCAGTTCCGCACGAAGTTGCTGAAACTTATAAGAAAAACTTGGAAGAAATGAACGTTCGCTCCATCAAGAAGGTAATGGAAGCGAAGGCTCGCAAGAAGAAGCATGCTACCAAACGACTGGAGAAGATCAAGAAGAAAGCCGAAACCATCATGGAAAACGTCGATAATACGAATCAGGAGAAGATCCGGCTGTTGAAGAAGTATGTTTTTGGTTTTGTTGGATTGATTGTCATAACTTTGAGTATTAAACATTGCATTTTTCCAGGCTGTATAAGAAAACTGATGCCAAGAAGAAGGACATTACTTACGTGGTTGCCAAGAAGTCCGGAACTAGCGGCAAAAAGGTTCGCCGACCGAAGGGTGTCGAGGGTCGATTCAAGGTGGTTGATCCGCGTATGAAGAAGGATAGGCGAGGAATGGACGCCAAGGAGCGACGTTCGGTCAAGAAGGGTGGAAAGAAGGGCGGAAAAGCTAAGACGGGAAAAGCCGGAAAAGGCAAGAAAAAGTAAAGTAGTGCGACACGTGCCACATGGTAAGTCTACGTTTATTAGTCCTTGTTGAAGTATTGGTTTTTACTTCTGATAAGGTTTGTTAGGATTTAAAAGAACATTTAGAATAAATATCTATAATATTGAAATGATGTTTGCATGCCTGAAACATATCCTTCATGTAGACTTCAAATAGGCTAATTATTGTGcaaattttcttctttctttttgtcGACATTAACGGGTGGCCACTGAATAGGTGGTGGCTGGCCCCTGGCCCATGattacttccggtcttttactatacttagCATAGTAACAAAGACGAATTTCGGGCCAACTCGatcagcggttggcagcacctactcagaatcgaatgaaacttggtgggcatacaGATATGGTATtcctaagccactctgcatacttagtttttcaaaagatgtcaagagtaacatttgatgagggcctaaacTTTTatcattgatttaaaaaaaatcgatgtatcTCTAAAATTACAAGACTTCTCAAAAAgggttgtatggcggactgtcgtgaaattccctgaagttttttgaaaaaaatatccaaacaataaaaaactgatttctacactgaaaaaaaagtcGATATAACAAAAAACCTACTTTCcgaaatcaatgtttttttctgcagataagTAGGGAAACCTTGAGggaaacggttcggcacttcatctcatagctcccatcaaaaacaaagcaatgaaaaggtatttgatttgttatttatttttgtgatttttttcaggagcacacatgttagcaaaaagaagcgacaagattagtgctgtatttctctattttgcgatgagatgaatatatgttcactgagatgaaaaacggaacagttcccctatttcaattttctgtgacatatttaaggaaaacaagtttttctaacaaaaccttttttcatgtctatattgagtgaaaatttatcagcgtgttttatgactacagcgccaaatataggcTCAGCAacatgttacacacaaatgaacagattgtgatgtttgatggactattgtaaatttgtctaaACTGTAAAATCTTAAACATAAAAGAGAGTTTCGTTCActgagaaaataaatcaatgaatgtaaaaattaaaattggcttagcaaaaaaaattggtggtcgatttttttatcagataaacattccgattccaaacgatgaagctTGGTAGATAGTTTCATCAGAAGGGTTTCGGATAAAAGCACATTcataaaataataactttttcgtatttttttttaatttttcttcatttttatttgttactacatttaattcttatttctctTTGAATACTCATTGATTTGTTAATTTACTCGaacaatttgaaaacttttgggtcttcatctgagttggaatattttttagccaggattttattatgagctattggtataaaagaatgaaacttTTGCCTTTGCTTTGCCACTTCCGAGTTCATTGGGTTTCCTCCATTTTGCGCCGCAAACGCTGAGTGCTTGTCCGTTTTCTTCTTTTGCTTCTGAGATTCTGTTGGAAGATCCATATCCCTCTTGCATTCAGACGCATTATTGCCCATCTGTCAGCACCGATAACATTTTACCTTTCATTTGTCCGGTTTCGAATTTACATTTATCTTCTTATTCTGACCACCATAAAATGCTCTCTCCGTTTCACATCCTGACGTTTCATCTGGCCATTTCACATCTTGAAGTATCTTGGCTTTGACCATATCTGCCATTAACTTTCATTCAGAAGCTTCAAGGCCCATTATCGTGGGATCATATGTCTATACGTCTTCGGTAAACCCATTAGCAAGATACTGGACATTCAGCGATCTTTGACATCAAATCCAACTGAAGTCAACTTGTGCCGTGTAGACATCAACAGATTAGGTgttaggccatttggccgaaggtcattaggccgaatggtcattaggccgaatggccatttggccgaattacagtgaccggcataataaaaagcccactagcCGTTTTTcctacaaaatggtcaactttggagatctagatctcgattgcgtgtgaaccaattttgctgaaaatttgagcagagctcagatataacttgaattttatcacatctgagtttcgaccatattgattcatagggtaaaaattattgcggtaataccaaaataaatttattggcaattttttttttaatatcttgaattctatgggcgaagccagagtaaacgcgacgtgcgacgcgacagtgcaatttttatcctttcttccttcttcctccctcCTTCTcccttgcttcttccttcttcgtccttctcctttcttccttcttccttcttctttcttgcttcttccttcttctttcttctttcttccttcttccttctttcttcttccttcttttcttcttccttttccttcttcttccttcttcctctttccctcattcctcttccttcttccgtcttccttcttccctcctccttccttcttccttcttccctcctccttctttcttccttctttcttcttccttcttgcttctctcttattctttcttctgttttcttccatctttgtcccgtcttccttcttttttcttctgttttctttttccttcttctttcttccttctttacttccttcttccttatttcttctttcttcattcttccttattttttctttattcttactgcttccttcttacttctttttccttttttcttcttccttctaacttcttcctcctttttctttttttcttctttcgttcTATTTCTTCCTCACTTCATActagtcacttctcactccccagttctcattcggcctaatggccattctgtctaatgaccgttcggcctaatgacccagcatcaacAGATCAACATATTCTTCGACAGATGCACACTCCACAAGCTTTACTCCGGTTAACTGACGAAGTAATCCAAATTCACGGATATAGCCACTATCTTGAAAGGCCGCTTCAAACTATTCCATGCTTTCTTTGCGGTCgtcgcaggctgcaccaagctGTAGTTTACAGGATCAATGCTTAAACATATTGTCGCAAGAGCGGTGGATCGTTTGCGGTGATGGCTTTCCAGCTCCTTTCCCGAATAAGCACCATTGTTGTGAAACGACCTCTGTCGGAACTGAATGGACATCGGTCGGCCGGCTAAGCAACAATAAACGCCACAAAATTGATTACGTGTACaagtatgttttattttttgaaccgCAACATCACTACTCAGGTACTATCTTGCTCCCTACTCTCCTATTCTTCATCACCTGCATgcattattcttttttctttctgctGCTACTCTTTTAATTCTTCTTCGTGGCCTTCGGCCCATACACAGGGTACTCACGTCCAACGTACGCTGACCAGAATGTTGTGTCGACAGCCGTACCCGTTACTCGTCTGATCCGCGTGTCTCCCCAACAGCAGACCCCACTGGGCATGGATGCAAGCACCTCTTGTAGTCTGCGAAGCACTCCCTTGGGACCGTCCCGATGTTGTCGTCCCAGTCGCGTATTGGGATCATGGTAGGGATATCGCTCCCCTCGATTGCACCGGGAACTGGAAATCAAAACCAAGTAGAAAAGAAAAGCCCTGAGGCATTCCTCAGGTTAGGCTCTGATAGTCCATTGTGTGGTCATCAACAACTCACTTCCTTCCGAAGGCTTTTCTTCTCGGTGCTACCTGTGGTGTAGTGCCAAAGCTGCCTGTTGGTGTGGTACCAGACGTGAGCTGATCAATCTGCAGCGAAATCCTGTGGTGAAATTTTCACATTCATTTTTAATTAGCTCTGCTGTAGCTCACCTGTCACCGTTTTACGGAATCACGCTACCGACTCGTGCGCGCCGACTAGAGAACCACCGGTAAATCGTCCGtacacctctgaacgctcaacCTCTATGTAGCCTATGACATGTCAACCTCTATGATTAGCGAGCAATCTGGGTTGAAACAAAATAGCGAGTTCCATTATTTGGCATCAATGCGATATATTTGATTTCACGTACCTCCGGCGCAGGACCAAGTGGATGAGCGGCCGCTGCGGTTCCAAATTCTCGCTAATGAAAGCTCTCCCGGACTCCGTAGTTTGGCGTTCAAGCAAACGTTGGCACGGGGCTTCCCGTTATCAGAACGACGACGTAGAAATAACCTGAGCCTTTTCTGGTGAAGGTATAATCTGGTCGAGTGAAATTGAGTTCAAATACTTTCACGGGCAATGTTCCGAGATTTCACTCACCTTCaactgaaccgtttgtttgagaaactgtatatgtaacatttttggccaaaattagatttttatatattctgaatcctcgtccaggttggccaagaggaggagtttagaccgactattggaaagttcagcgctcaccggctgacgaacgaaaacggcctacgactaattgatttcgccgcctccaagaatatggccattcgcagcacctacttccaacacagcctcccgtatcggtacacctggagatcaccactgcaaacagaatcacaaatcgaccacgttctgattgatggacggcacttctccgacattatcgacattatcaggacatatcgtggcgctaacatcgactctgaccactatctggtgatggttaaactgcgcccaaaactatccgtcatcaacaatgttcggtaccgacgaccgccgcggtacgacctagagcgactgaagcaacctgatgtcgccactgcatacgcgcagcatctcgatgcagcgttgccggaagagggtgagctcgatggggcccctattgaggactgctggaatacagtcaaagcagccattaacgacgcagcggagaacaacgtcgggtatatgggtcgaagtcgacggaacgattggttcgacgaagagtgcagacagattctggaggagaagaacgcagcgcgggcggtcgcgctgcagcaaggtacccggcagaacgtggaacgttatagacggaagcggagacagcagacccgcctttttcaggagaagaaacgccgcctggaagaagcggagtgcgaggagatggaacagctgtgccgttctcaagatacacgcaagttctatcagaagctcaacgcatcccgcaaaggcttcgtgccgcgaggcgaaatgtgccgggataaggatgggagtatcttgacggacgaacgtgtggtgatcgaaaggtggaagcagcactacgaggaacatttgaatggcgctgagagtacaggcagtgaaagtcaagacagcggaggagatgactacgtcagttcagcggacgatggaagccaaccagcccccaccttgagggaagttaaagatgccattcaaagaccaataaagcagctggtaaggatggtatcggagctgagctcatcaagatggccccggaaaagctggccacttgcctgcacaaactgatagtcagaatctgggaaaccgaacagctaccggaggagtggaaggaaggggttatatgccccatctacaagaaaggcgacaaactggagtgtgagaactttcgagcgatcaccatccttaatgccgcctacaaagtgatatcccagatcatcttccgtcgtctgtcaccattagtgaacgagttcgtgggaagttatcaagccggcttcgttgatgcccgctcgacaacggaccagatttttactgtacggcaaatccttcaaaaatgccgtgaataccaggtcccaacgcaccatctgttcgttgatttcaaggcggcatacgacagtatagaccgcgtagagctatggaaaattatggacgagaacagcttccctgggaagcttaccagactgatcaaagcaacggtggatggtgtgcaaaactgtgtgaagatttcgggcgaacactccagttcgttcgaatcgcgccggggctaagacaaggtgatggactttcgtgcctgttgttcaacattgcgctagaaggtgtcatgcggagagccgggtgtaacagccggggtacgattttcaacagatccagtcaatttatttgtttcgcggatgacatggacattgtcggtcgaacatttgccaaggtggcagaactgtacactcgcctgaaacgtgaagcaacaaaagttggactggtggtgaatgcgtcaaagacaaagtacatgcttgtgggcggaaccgagcgcgacagggcccgcctgggaagcagtgttacgatagacggggataccttcgaggtggtcgaggaattcgtctacctaggatccttgctaacggctgacaacaacgttagtcgtgaaatacgaaggcgcatcatctgtggaagtcgggcctactacgggctccagaagaaactgcggtcgaaaaagattcgccaccgcaccaaatgtggcatgtacaaga
The nucleotide sequence above comes from Armigeres subalbatus isolate Guangzhou_Male chromosome 3, GZ_Asu_2, whole genome shotgun sequence. Encoded proteins:
- the LOC134227724 gene encoding pre-rRNA 2'-O-ribose RNA methyltransferase FTSJ3-like, which codes for MGKKGKVGKDRKDKFYKLAKETGYRSRAAFKLIQLNRRFGFLQQSQVCIDLCAAPGGWMQVAKQNMPVSSVVVGIDLFPIKNVPGCISLVGDITSDKTKSDLAKELKTWKADVVLNDGAPNVGRNWLFDAYQQVCLTLSAVKLATQFLRPGGWFVTKVFRSKDYNALIWVLKQLFKKVHATKPSASRNESAEIFVVCQHYRAPDKIDPRFLDAKYVFEELDVEPQVKVNLLKEVEKTKKPKVEGYDGTDVRKIITITEFLKDDKPLALLGRITEIQFNDKAISNHPRTTAEIKECCKDIKVLGRKDLRDLLKWHKMMSSELFPNENKSEEVKGKGKKINTLNGHPDKEQEDEDNEETVELKSMEKEIAELRKEEEQDAKRKRKKANKERAKLNEKLSLKMVIKGDQGPTEQEDAMMFSLNVVRSKKQMDDLLDADPDVLMEQDYHDDDDGLPKKKQKYVKYDKETKGDLFEDDKILAQKADEDSDAGLDREGLGLDDTDELQFEKDGEAEEDVDSDNPDAQNPLITDLDYRDKDEKRRQKAQLWFEKDTFKNVLSGEDQAVDYDLDRLTEMYRKSGAKIVGDDDKDRPLGKKARQRAKHDVAKEDSSSDDSDSEAEEENEQSYEHKTVEKVGGKDGFEVVSTEKREKKVKLNEQELALGQLLVSGKKTRRDLIDAAWNRYMFNDSNLPDWFVKDEEKTMKKQAPVPHEVAETYKKNLEEMNVRSIKKVMEAKARKKKHATKRLEKIKKKAETIMENVDNTNQEKIRLLKKLYKKTDAKKKDITYVVAKKSGTSGKKVRRPKGVEGRFKVVDPRMKKDRRGMDAKERRSVKKGGKKGGKAKTGKAGKGKKK